From one Streptomyces sp. R41 genomic stretch:
- a CDS encoding chitinase: MIRRKLRLLAVALTATVLVPLSIATAPTASAADTCAVKSRPAGKVLQGYWENWDGSSNGVHPPFGWTPITDSRIAAHGYNVINAAFPVIRSDGTALWEDGMDTGVKVATPAEMCAAKASGRTILLSIGGAAAGIDLSSSTVADRFVATIVPILKKYNFDGIDIDIETGLVGSGTIGQLSTSQANLIRIIDGVLSQMPSNFGLTMAPETAYVTGGSITYGSIWGAYLPIVKKYADNGRLWWLNMQYYNGSMYGCSGDSYSAGTVQGFTAQTDCLNRGLVVQGTTIKVPYDKQVPGLPAQSGAGGGYMSPSLVSQAWKHYGTSLKGLMTWSINWDGSKNWTFGDNVKTLQGR, from the coding sequence ATGATCCGTCGCAAGCTGCGCCTGCTCGCCGTCGCGCTGACGGCAACCGTCCTCGTCCCACTGTCGATCGCCACCGCCCCCACCGCATCCGCGGCGGACACCTGCGCCGTGAAGTCCCGCCCGGCCGGCAAGGTCCTCCAGGGCTACTGGGAGAACTGGGACGGCTCGTCCAACGGTGTGCACCCGCCCTTCGGGTGGACGCCGATCACCGACTCCCGTATCGCCGCGCACGGCTACAACGTGATCAACGCGGCGTTCCCGGTCATCCGCTCCGACGGCACCGCGCTGTGGGAGGACGGGATGGACACGGGCGTGAAGGTGGCGACACCGGCCGAGATGTGCGCGGCCAAGGCGTCCGGCCGGACGATCCTGCTGTCCATCGGCGGGGCGGCGGCCGGGATCGACCTCAGTTCGTCCACGGTGGCCGACCGGTTCGTCGCGACGATCGTGCCCATCCTGAAGAAGTACAACTTCGACGGGATCGACATCGACATCGAGACGGGTCTCGTCGGCAGTGGCACCATCGGCCAACTCTCCACCTCGCAGGCCAACTTGATCCGCATCATCGACGGGGTGCTGTCCCAGATGCCGTCCAACTTCGGGCTGACCATGGCGCCCGAGACCGCGTACGTCACGGGCGGCAGCATCACGTACGGCTCGATATGGGGCGCGTATCTGCCGATCGTCAAGAAGTACGCGGACAACGGGCGCCTGTGGTGGCTGAACATGCAGTACTACAACGGCAGCATGTACGGCTGCTCCGGCGACTCGTACTCCGCGGGCACCGTCCAGGGTTTCACCGCCCAGACCGACTGCCTGAACAGGGGCCTTGTCGTCCAGGGCACCACCATCAAGGTGCCCTACGACAAGCAGGTGCCCGGACTCCCCGCGCAGTCGGGCGCCGGCGGCGGCTACATGTCACCGAGCCTCGTCTCCCAGGCCTGGAAGCACTACGGCACCAGCCTCAAGGGTCTGATGACCTGGTCGATCAACTGGGACGGCTCGAAGAACTGGACGTTCGGCGACAACGTGAAGACCCTGCAGGGCCGTTGA
- a CDS encoding MFS transporter, whose translation MAPLLAVCAGYFMVILDVTVINVAVPVVGRELSASLTGIQWITDGYTLVFAGLLLTGGALGDRLGNRRIFCTGVVVFTVASAGCGLARSTGTLVAARLLEGLGAALIVPGSLALLQQAYPSASERSRAFGLWGSMAGIAASAGPLLGGLLVTTVGWRWVFFINLPVGCACLWLTLRHVPASARRRDRPVDWPAQCALIAMVALLTAVLNEAGRRGWTDPLILMGAGLCLLAAAAFVLREHLARAPVLPLRLLRSRPMSGGAAIGLLFNFAFYGMIFTASVYFQHHRGLTALRTGIALFPAVAMTMFASILSGRLARRTGHRPLVVTGMLLGAAGLAGWAAAGPNPDYVLLVAPMMAAGFGTSFALTGSTATVMAAAPDKYSGTASALFNTTRQIGSATGVALGGSLLAGAAGFTTGLRTSMAIGAAAYLTAAALALFCVPQKAPRTVTD comes from the coding sequence CTGGCCCCGCTTCTCGCGGTCTGCGCGGGCTACTTCATGGTCATCCTGGATGTGACCGTCATCAACGTCGCCGTTCCGGTGGTGGGACGGGAACTGTCGGCCTCGCTCACGGGGATCCAGTGGATCACGGACGGCTACACCCTGGTCTTCGCCGGTCTGCTGCTCACCGGCGGCGCGCTGGGCGACCGGCTGGGCAACCGCCGGATCTTCTGCACCGGGGTGGTGGTGTTCACCGTCGCCTCGGCCGGCTGCGGACTGGCCCGGAGTACAGGCACCCTGGTCGCCGCGCGGCTGTTGGAAGGACTCGGCGCGGCACTGATCGTGCCCGGCTCCCTGGCCCTCCTGCAACAGGCCTATCCCTCAGCCTCCGAGCGCTCTCGGGCCTTCGGCCTGTGGGGCTCCATGGCGGGCATCGCCGCCTCCGCCGGCCCTCTGCTGGGCGGCCTCCTGGTCACCACCGTGGGCTGGCGCTGGGTGTTCTTCATCAACCTGCCCGTCGGATGCGCGTGCCTGTGGCTGACGCTGCGCCATGTGCCCGCTTCGGCCCGGCGCAGGGACCGCCCGGTGGACTGGCCGGCCCAGTGCGCGCTCATCGCGATGGTGGCCCTGCTGACGGCCGTCCTCAACGAGGCCGGACGACGTGGCTGGACGGACCCGCTGATCCTCATGGGGGCCGGTTTGTGCCTGCTGGCGGCCGCCGCGTTCGTCCTGCGCGAGCATCTGGCCCGCGCCCCTGTGCTGCCCCTGCGACTGCTGCGCTCCCGCCCGATGAGCGGGGGAGCGGCCATCGGCCTGCTGTTCAACTTCGCCTTCTACGGCATGATCTTCACCGCCAGCGTGTACTTCCAGCATCATCGCGGCCTGACCGCGCTGCGCACCGGGATCGCCCTCTTCCCGGCGGTGGCCATGACCATGTTCGCCTCCATCCTGTCCGGGCGGCTGGCACGCCGCACCGGACACCGCCCGCTTGTGGTCACGGGCATGCTCCTGGGAGCGGCAGGTCTGGCGGGCTGGGCCGCCGCCGGCCCGAACCCGGACTACGTCCTGCTCGTGGCGCCGATGATGGCGGCGGGCTTCGGCACGTCCTTCGCCCTCACCGGATCAACCGCCACCGTGATGGCGGCCGCCCCGGACAAGTACTCCGGTACCGCCTCCGCCCTGTTCAACACCACCCGTCAGATCGGCAGCGCCACAGGCGTCGCGCTGGGAGGCTCACTGCTGGCGGGCGCCGCCGGCTTCACCACCGGGCTGCGGACCAGCATGGCCATCGGCGCGGCCGCGTACCTGACGGCCGCCGCCCTCGCGCTCTTCTGCGTCCCGCAGAAGGCACCTCGCACGGTCACCGACTGA
- a CDS encoding glycine--tRNA ligase, with translation MAADKIDTIVSLSKRRGFVFPCSEIYGGQRAAWDYGPLGVELKENIKRQWWRYMVTSREDVVGIDSSVILATEVWVASGHVATFTDPLTECTSCHKRFRADHLEEAYEAKHHRQPENGLADINCPNCGNKGQFTEPKQFSGLLSTHLGPTQDSGSIAYLRPETAQGIFTNFSQVQTTSRRKPPFGIAQMGKSFRNEITPGNFIFRTREFEQMEMEFFVKPGEDEKWQEYWMQERWNWYTGLGLREENMRWYDHPAEKLSHYSKRTADIEYRFQFGGNEWGELEGVANRTDYDLSAHSKASGQDLSYFDQEAGERWTPYVIEPAAGVGRAMLAFLLDAYVEDEAPNAKGKMEKRTVLRLDPRLAPVKVAVLPLSRNPELSPKAKGLATALRQHWNIEFDDAGAIGRRYRRQDEIGTPFCVTVDFDTLDDNAVTVRERDSMKQERVSLDQIEGYLASRLIGC, from the coding sequence GTGGCCGCCGACAAGATCGACACCATCGTCAGCCTGAGCAAGCGCCGTGGCTTCGTTTTCCCCTGTAGTGAGATCTACGGCGGACAGCGCGCCGCCTGGGACTACGGCCCGCTCGGCGTCGAGCTCAAGGAGAACATCAAGCGCCAGTGGTGGCGCTACATGGTCACCTCCCGTGAGGACGTCGTCGGTATCGACTCGTCGGTGATCCTTGCCACCGAGGTCTGGGTCGCGTCGGGTCACGTCGCCACCTTCACCGACCCGCTCACCGAGTGCACCTCCTGCCACAAGCGCTTCCGCGCCGACCATCTGGAGGAGGCGTACGAGGCGAAGCACCACCGCCAGCCCGAGAACGGCCTCGCGGACATCAACTGCCCCAACTGCGGCAACAAGGGCCAGTTCACCGAGCCCAAGCAGTTCTCCGGCCTGCTCTCCACCCACCTCGGCCCCACGCAGGACAGCGGCTCCATCGCCTACCTGCGCCCCGAGACCGCGCAGGGCATCTTCACCAACTTCTCCCAGGTGCAGACCACCTCGCGCCGCAAGCCGCCGTTCGGCATCGCCCAGATGGGCAAGTCCTTCCGCAACGAGATCACGCCCGGCAACTTCATCTTCCGCACCCGCGAGTTCGAGCAGATGGAGATGGAGTTCTTCGTCAAGCCGGGCGAGGACGAGAAGTGGCAGGAGTACTGGATGCAGGAGCGCTGGAACTGGTACACCGGCCTCGGTCTGCGCGAAGAGAACATGCGCTGGTACGACCACCCGGCCGAGAAGCTCTCGCACTACTCCAAGCGCACCGCCGACATCGAGTACCGCTTCCAGTTCGGCGGCAACGAGTGGGGTGAGCTGGAGGGCGTCGCCAACCGCACGGACTACGACCTGAGCGCACACTCCAAAGCCTCCGGCCAGGACCTCTCCTACTTCGACCAGGAGGCCGGCGAGCGCTGGACTCCGTACGTCATCGAGCCCGCCGCCGGTGTCGGCCGCGCGATGCTGGCCTTCCTCCTCGACGCCTACGTCGAGGACGAGGCCCCCAACGCCAAGGGCAAGATGGAGAAGCGCACGGTGCTGCGCCTCGACCCGCGCCTCGCGCCGGTCAAGGTCGCCGTCCTCCCGCTGTCGCGCAACCCCGAGCTCTCCCCGAAGGCCAAGGGTCTGGCCACCGCCCTGCGCCAGCACTGGAACATCGAGTTCGACGACGCCGGCGCCATCGGCCGCCGCTACCGCCGCCAGGACGAGATCGGTACGCCGTTCTGCGTCACGGTCGACTTCGACACGCTCGACGACAACGCGGTGACGGTGCGCGAGCGCGACTCGATGAAGCAGGAGCGCGTGTCGCTGGACCAGATCGAGGGCTACCTGGCCTCGCGTCTGATCGGCTGCTGA
- a CDS encoding metal ABC transporter solute-binding protein, Zn/Mn family, with amino-acid sequence MNVRRRLISGSAVAAATALGLGTLSACSDSSAADSRSGGKLDVVASFYPLQYLAEQIGGTHVKVTNLTQPGQEPHDLEISAKQTAQLQEADAVLYLKNLQPAVDDAVAQSEVKTKIDAASLTTLEKHGNEVGGHAAAHDDTKGEETGGTDPHVWLDPVRYAEVAQGVGKALEKEDPDHAADYKKNTEALVKKLDGLNTQYKDGLANTRTKVFITTHAAFGYLAERYGLTEEAINGLDPESEPSANRVKDLEKMAKADGVSTVFYETLVSDKTARTIAGDAGLKTDVLDPIEGITDKSKGSDYLQVMESNLKALQTALGAK; translated from the coding sequence ATGAACGTACGACGACGCCTCATATCCGGGTCCGCGGTCGCGGCGGCCACCGCCCTCGGCCTGGGCACCCTTTCCGCCTGCTCGGACTCGTCCGCGGCCGACAGCAGGAGCGGCGGGAAGCTCGACGTGGTGGCGTCGTTCTACCCCCTGCAGTACCTCGCCGAACAGATCGGCGGGACGCATGTGAAGGTCACGAACCTGACGCAGCCCGGTCAGGAGCCGCACGACCTGGAGATCAGCGCCAAGCAGACCGCGCAGCTCCAGGAGGCGGACGCCGTCCTCTACCTCAAGAACCTGCAGCCGGCCGTCGACGACGCCGTGGCGCAGTCCGAGGTCAAGACCAAGATCGACGCCGCGTCGCTGACCACGCTGGAGAAGCACGGCAACGAGGTCGGCGGGCACGCGGCCGCCCACGACGACACCAAGGGCGAGGAGACCGGCGGCACTGACCCGCACGTCTGGCTCGACCCGGTGAGGTACGCCGAGGTCGCCCAGGGTGTCGGCAAGGCCCTGGAGAAGGAAGACCCGGACCACGCGGCGGACTACAAGAAGAACACCGAAGCGCTGGTCAAGAAGCTGGACGGCCTCAACACCCAGTACAAGGACGGGCTGGCGAACACCAGGACCAAGGTCTTCATCACCACGCACGCCGCCTTCGGTTACCTCGCCGAGCGCTATGGCCTCACCGAGGAGGCCATCAACGGCCTGGACCCGGAGTCGGAGCCCAGCGCGAACCGTGTGAAGGACCTTGAGAAGATGGCGAAGGCCGACGGCGTCTCGACGGTCTTCTACGAGACGCTCGTCAGCGACAAGACCGCCAGGACCATCGCCGGCGACGCGGGCCTCAAGACGGACGTCCTCGACCCGATCGAGGGCATCACCGACAAGTCCAAGGGCAGCGACTACCTGCAGGTCATGGAGTCGAACCTGAAGGCGCTGCAGACGGCTCTCGGCGCCAAGTGA
- a CDS encoding metal ABC transporter ATP-binding protein, which produces MEDPVSEPVISLRGVTAELGSRPVLRGIDLSVHRGEVVALLGANGSGKSTAVRSVIGQVAISGGEIEIFGTPRRRFRDWHRVGYVPQRTTAAGGVPATVTEIVSSGRLSRARFGMLRKADHEAVRRALELVGMADRAKDSVNALSGGQHQRVLIARALASEPELLIMDEPMAGVDLASQEVLAATLREQVAQGTSVLLVLHELGPLEPLIDRAVVLRDGCVLHDGPPPQAVGQHALPGHDHVHPHAAHDAEPIRTGLLS; this is translated from the coding sequence ATGGAGGACCCCGTGAGCGAGCCCGTCATATCCCTGCGCGGCGTGACCGCCGAGCTGGGCTCGCGCCCGGTCCTGCGTGGCATCGACCTCAGCGTGCACCGCGGTGAGGTCGTCGCGCTGCTCGGCGCCAACGGCTCCGGGAAGTCGACCGCCGTACGCAGTGTCATCGGCCAAGTCGCCATCAGCGGCGGGGAGATCGAGATCTTCGGCACCCCGCGCCGCCGCTTCCGGGACTGGCACCGCGTGGGGTACGTCCCGCAGCGCACGACCGCCGCCGGTGGCGTGCCCGCGACGGTCACCGAGATCGTCTCCTCCGGGCGACTGTCCCGTGCCCGCTTCGGCATGCTGCGCAAGGCCGACCACGAGGCCGTACGACGGGCCCTGGAGCTCGTCGGGATGGCGGACCGCGCCAAGGACTCGGTGAACGCGCTGTCGGGCGGCCAGCACCAGCGTGTGCTGATCGCCCGCGCGCTCGCCTCCGAACCCGAGCTGCTGATCATGGACGAGCCGATGGCGGGCGTCGACCTGGCCAGCCAGGAGGTGCTGGCGGCGACCCTGCGCGAGCAGGTCGCCCAGGGCACCTCCGTCCTGCTCGTCCTGCACGAGCTGGGCCCCCTGGAGCCGCTGATCGACCGCGCGGTCGTGCTGCGCGACGGCTGCGTCCTGCACGACGGCCCGCCCCCGCAGGCGGTCGGCCAGCACGCGCTGCCCGGCCACGACCACGTACACCCGCACGCGGCTCACGATGCCGAACCGATCCGGACGGGACTGCTGAGCTGA
- a CDS encoding metal ABC transporter permease: MDILEYAFMQRALLAAVLVGITAPAVGIYLVQRRQALMGDGIGHVAMTGVGLGFLLSTNPVWMATAVSVLGAVLMELIRWYGKTRGDIALAMLFYGGMAGGVMFINLAPTGSNANLTSYLFGSLSTVSESDVTAICVLAAFVVLVTLGLRRQLFAVSQDEEFARVTGLPVRALNLLTAITAAVTVTVAMRVVGLLLVSALMVVPVAAAQQLSRSFAATFAIAVAIGVSVTIGGTVTSYYQDVPPGATIVLLTIGAFIALTALATPLARRRARALAAAQAAGDPAECAIPATRGQETKVGV; this comes from the coding sequence ATGGACATCCTCGAATACGCCTTCATGCAGCGGGCCCTGCTCGCCGCCGTCCTCGTGGGCATCACCGCGCCCGCCGTCGGCATCTACCTCGTGCAGCGCCGCCAGGCCCTCATGGGTGACGGAATCGGCCACGTCGCGATGACGGGAGTCGGGCTCGGCTTCCTGCTGTCCACCAACCCCGTGTGGATGGCGACGGCCGTCTCGGTCCTCGGCGCCGTCCTCATGGAGCTGATCCGCTGGTACGGCAAGACGCGCGGCGACATCGCCCTCGCCATGCTCTTCTACGGCGGTATGGCGGGCGGCGTGATGTTCATCAACCTCGCGCCGACCGGCTCGAACGCCAACCTGACCTCGTACCTCTTCGGCTCGCTGTCCACCGTCTCCGAGTCCGACGTGACGGCGATCTGCGTGCTGGCCGCCTTCGTCGTCCTCGTCACCCTGGGCCTGCGCCGCCAGCTGTTCGCGGTCAGCCAGGACGAGGAGTTCGCGCGGGTGACGGGGCTGCCGGTGCGCGCCCTGAACCTGCTCACGGCGATCACGGCGGCGGTGACGGTCACGGTCGCGATGCGGGTCGTGGGCCTGCTCCTGGTGTCCGCCCTGATGGTGGTCCCGGTGGCCGCGGCCCAGCAGCTCAGCCGCAGCTTCGCCGCCACCTTCGCGATTGCGGTGGCCATCGGCGTGAGCGTGACCATCGGCGGCACCGTGACCTCGTACTACCAGGACGTGCCGCCGGGCGCGACGATCGTGCTGCTGACGATTGGCGCGTTCATTGCGCTGACGGCGCTGGCGACTCCGCTGGCCCGGCGCCGGGCCCGGGCACTCGCCGCCGCGCAGGCCGCCGGGGACCCGGCAGAATGCGCGATTCCGGCCACGCGCGGCCAGGAGACGAAGGTCGGCGTCTGA
- a CDS encoding Fur family transcriptional regulator, whose protein sequence is MTTAGSPVRGRSTRQRAAVAAALDEVDEFRSAQELHDMLKHKGDSVGLTTVYRTLQSLADAGEVDVLRTSDGESVYRRCSTGEHHHHLVCRVCGKAVEVEGPAVEKWAEAIASEHGYVNVAHTVEIFGTCAECAAAKG, encoded by the coding sequence GTGACAACCGCTGGATCGCCCGTACGGGGCCGTTCCACCCGGCAGCGTGCCGCCGTGGCGGCGGCGCTCGACGAGGTGGACGAGTTCCGCAGTGCGCAGGAGCTCCACGACATGCTCAAGCACAAGGGCGACTCCGTCGGGCTCACCACCGTGTACCGCACGCTGCAGTCCCTCGCCGACGCGGGCGAGGTGGACGTCCTGCGCACCTCCGACGGCGAGTCCGTCTACCGCCGCTGCTCCACCGGCGAGCACCACCACCACCTCGTCTGCCGCGTCTGCGGCAAGGCCGTCGAGGTCGAGGGCCCGGCCGTCGAGAAGTGGGCGGAGGCCATCGCGTCGGAACACGGGTACGTGAACGTGGCGCACACGGTGGAGATCTTCGGCACCTGCGCGGAGTGCGCCGCCGCGAAGGGCTGA
- a CDS encoding isoprenyl transferase, with amino-acid sequence MVVRGILGRQRREYRTPEPHPSGARAPKLPGELVPNHVAIVMDGNGRWAKDRGLPRTEGHKVGAERVLDVLQGAIEMGVGAISLYAFSTENWKRSPDEVRFLMNFNRDFIRKTRDQLDELGIRVRWVGRMPKLWKSVAKELQVAQEQTKGNDRLTLYFCMNYGGRAEIADAALALAEDVKAGRLDPSKVTEKTFAKYLYYPDMPDVDLFLRPSGEQRTSNYLLWQSAYAEMVFQNVLWPDFDRRDLWRACVEYASRDRRFGGAVPNEQLLAMEEAMKGRPEGN; translated from the coding sequence ATGGTCGTACGCGGGATCCTGGGACGCCAGCGCCGCGAGTACAGGACGCCGGAACCGCACCCGTCCGGTGCCCGCGCGCCGAAGCTCCCCGGTGAGCTGGTGCCGAACCATGTGGCGATCGTCATGGACGGGAACGGACGCTGGGCCAAGGACCGTGGGCTGCCGCGTACCGAGGGGCACAAGGTCGGTGCCGAGCGCGTCCTCGACGTGTTGCAGGGCGCGATCGAGATGGGCGTCGGCGCGATCTCGCTGTACGCCTTCTCCACCGAGAACTGGAAGCGCTCGCCCGACGAGGTGCGCTTCCTGATGAACTTCAACCGCGACTTCATCCGCAAGACCCGTGACCAGCTCGACGAACTCGGCATCCGGGTCCGCTGGGTGGGCCGGATGCCCAAGCTGTGGAAGTCGGTGGCCAAGGAGCTTCAGGTCGCCCAGGAGCAGACCAAGGGCAACGACCGGCTGACGCTGTACTTCTGCATGAACTACGGCGGTCGTGCCGAGATCGCCGATGCCGCGCTGGCCTTGGCGGAGGACGTGAAGGCGGGGCGGCTCGATCCGTCCAAGGTCACCGAGAAGACCTTCGCGAAGTACCTCTACTACCCGGACATGCCGGACGTGGACCTGTTCCTGCGGCCCAGCGGCGAGCAGCGCACCTCGAACTACCTGCTCTGGCAGAGCGCCTACGCCGAGATGGTCTTCCAGAACGTGCTGTGGCCGGACTTCGACCGCCGTGACCTGTGGCGCGCCTGCGTCGAGTACGCCTCCCGCGACCGCCGCTTCGGCGGCGCCGTCCCGAACGAGCAGCTGCTCGCGATGGAGGAGGCCATGAAGGGCCGCCCCGAAGGCAACTGA
- the recO gene encoding DNA repair protein RecO, protein MSLFRDDGVVLRTQKLGEADRIITLLTRGHGRVRAVARGVRRTKSKFGARLEPFSHVDVQFFARGSELVGRGLPLCTQSETIAPYGGGIVTDYARYTAGTAMLETAERFTDHEGEPAVQQYLLLVGALRTLARGEHEPHLVLDAFLLRSLAVNGYAPSFSACAKCGMPGPNRFFSVAAGGSVCVDCRVPGSVVPSAQALELLGALLTGDWETADACEPRHVREGSGLVSAYLHWHLERGLRSLRYVEKQP, encoded by the coding sequence ATGAGTCTTTTTCGGGACGACGGCGTTGTCCTGCGGACGCAGAAGCTGGGTGAGGCGGACCGGATCATCACCTTGCTCACCCGTGGTCACGGTCGCGTACGCGCCGTCGCCCGTGGCGTGCGGCGCACCAAGTCGAAGTTCGGGGCGCGGCTCGAGCCCTTCTCGCACGTGGACGTGCAGTTCTTCGCGCGGGGGAGCGAGCTGGTCGGGCGTGGGCTGCCGCTGTGCACGCAGAGCGAGACGATCGCTCCCTACGGTGGCGGGATCGTCACCGACTACGCGCGGTACACCGCCGGGACGGCCATGCTGGAGACCGCCGAGCGGTTCACCGACCATGAAGGGGAGCCCGCCGTGCAGCAGTATCTGCTGCTGGTCGGCGCGCTCCGCACCCTCGCCCGCGGCGAGCACGAACCGCACCTCGTCCTCGACGCCTTCCTGCTGCGCTCCCTCGCCGTGAACGGCTACGCGCCCAGCTTCAGCGCCTGCGCGAAGTGCGGGATGCCGGGACCGAATCGGTTCTTCTCGGTCGCGGCGGGAGGTTCCGTCTGCGTCGACTGCCGGGTGCCCGGCAGCGTCGTACCCTCGGCGCAGGCCCTGGAACTGCTCGGCGCGCTGCTGACGGGAGACTGGGAGACCGCGGACGCGTGCGAGCCGCGACATGTCAGGGAGGGCAGCGGGCTGGTGTCGGCCTATCTGCACTGGCATCTGGAGCGCGGACTGCGCTCCCTGCGTTACGTAGAGAAACAGCCTTAA
- a CDS encoding DUF1266 domain-containing protein codes for MAIWNRRKPKAASKYPVPLTTHQLWMVSLSAPVSRDRDASRTTLYPFTRIDDEKARRWLADQWEITSRDALVGRLDDLSRTGYRTRARLRLGFEPLAWDAGLYVDISRRGFACGMLSEAEAWTALKNIVPAVVRSYASWNEYAEHYLLGRMVWRDNLQGTPDANFPAPQAASDAHLKSLLDPANKASPWNLAPWEAISHPDHAR; via the coding sequence ATGGCGATATGGAACCGTCGCAAGCCGAAGGCTGCGAGCAAGTACCCCGTTCCCCTCACCACGCACCAGCTGTGGATGGTGTCGCTCAGTGCGCCGGTGAGCCGGGACCGGGACGCGTCGCGGACGACCCTGTACCCGTTCACCCGCATCGACGACGAGAAGGCCCGGCGGTGGCTGGCCGACCAGTGGGAGATCACCTCGCGTGACGCTCTGGTCGGCCGGCTCGACGACCTCTCGCGGACCGGATACCGCACCCGGGCGCGGCTGCGGCTCGGCTTCGAACCACTGGCGTGGGACGCCGGGCTGTATGTGGACATCTCCCGCCGGGGCTTCGCCTGCGGGATGCTGAGCGAGGCCGAGGCGTGGACCGCGCTCAAGAACATCGTGCCGGCGGTGGTGCGGTCGTACGCCTCCTGGAACGAGTACGCCGAGCACTATCTGCTGGGCCGGATGGTCTGGCGGGACAACCTGCAGGGCACGCCGGACGCGAACTTCCCCGCCCCGCAGGCCGCCTCCGACGCGCACCTGAAGTCCCTCCTGGACCCGGCGAACAAGGCCAGCCCCTGGAACTTGGCTCCCTGGGAAGCGATCAGCCACCCCGACCACGCACGCTGA
- a CDS encoding helix-turn-helix domain-containing protein, whose product MANGSRQAAWDFFGAELKRRREEAGFTQVELGARVFVSGGYIGQFEQAIRKPQLDVAQRIDEILQTDGFFERTWRKLIDDKRYADYFAEVVELERTATKIAEFAPTLVPGLLQTAAYAHAVTLAANPFVTDEYVEEKVTARLERARILGDATRPEYWVVLHENALRIPVGGAAAMAGQLDRIAGMVREHKVVVQVLPYAAGAHASMTGDLRLMEFEDAPPTAYTETSFSGTLMDDPAVVKRTQRAYDLLRAVALSPETSLALIESAAEDFRRCASTT is encoded by the coding sequence GTGGCCAACGGTTCGCGGCAGGCGGCCTGGGACTTCTTCGGGGCGGAGCTGAAGCGACGCCGCGAGGAAGCCGGTTTCACTCAGGTGGAGTTGGGCGCCCGGGTTTTCGTATCCGGGGGTTACATCGGTCAGTTCGAACAGGCTATTCGGAAACCCCAGTTGGATGTGGCGCAGAGGATCGACGAGATCCTGCAAACCGACGGTTTTTTCGAGCGCACGTGGCGAAAGCTGATCGATGACAAGCGGTACGCGGATTATTTCGCGGAGGTTGTGGAGCTGGAGCGGACGGCGACGAAGATTGCCGAGTTCGCCCCGACGCTCGTGCCGGGCTTGTTGCAGACGGCCGCATACGCACATGCGGTCACGCTCGCGGCCAACCCGTTCGTCACGGACGAGTACGTCGAGGAGAAGGTGACCGCACGACTGGAGCGGGCTCGTATCCTCGGCGACGCTACAAGGCCCGAGTATTGGGTGGTGCTGCACGAGAACGCGCTGCGTATCCCGGTGGGCGGGGCGGCGGCGATGGCCGGGCAGCTCGACCGCATCGCGGGGATGGTGCGGGAGCACAAAGTGGTGGTGCAGGTACTGCCGTATGCGGCTGGAGCGCACGCTTCTATGACCGGGGACCTGCGGCTCATGGAGTTCGAGGATGCGCCGCCAACTGCCTATACAGAGACCTCGTTTTCAGGAACGCTGATGGACGACCCAGCAGTGGTGAAGCGCACACAGCGGGCATACGATCTGCTCAGGGCCGTCGCACTGTCGCCGGAGACGTCCCTCGCCCTGATCGAATCGGCGGCGGAGGACTTCAGACGATGCGCGAGTACGACCTGA
- a CDS encoding DUF397 domain-containing protein encodes MREYDLSNARWRKSSYSNGEGGNCIEVAYDFIGAAEWRKSTYSNGEGGECVEVADGVPGVVPVRDSKVPDGPVLLVSALAWTEFVGAVTR; translated from the coding sequence ATGCGCGAGTACGACCTGAGCAACGCCCGCTGGCGCAAGAGCAGTTACAGCAACGGCGAGGGCGGAAACTGCATCGAGGTCGCGTACGACTTCATCGGCGCCGCCGAGTGGCGTAAGAGCACGTACAGCAACGGCGAAGGCGGCGAGTGCGTCGAAGTAGCCGACGGAGTCCCCGGCGTCGTACCCGTCCGTGACAGCAAGGTCCCGGACGGCCCCGTCCTGCTGGTCAGTGCCCTCGCCTGGACGGAGTTCGTCGGCGCCGTCACGAGGTGA